The DNA region CACAATTATCGTTTGCTAACAGTTGCCGCACTCTGTTCTCTGCATCGTAGGCTCTATCCGCCAATAGTGCTCCCGCTTTTATCTCTGGCAACAATGCATCCGCACCATCTAAATCATGGGCTTGACCTGCCGTTAAGTAAAATCCTGTGGGTTTCCCCAAGGCATCGCAAGTGGCATGAATCTTCGTAGTCAAACCTCCTCTACTGCGACCAATGGCAGGGTCCTCTCCTTTTTTTGGGGGCGCCAGCACTATGTTGATGAGCTTTGACGATAGTGGCATCAATCATGGCATATTCATTGTCTGCATCTTGAGCTAAGACTTGGAATATTCCCTCCCACACACCTTGACGGCTCCAGCGAGTGAACCTAGTGTGCACCACTCGGAAATCACCAAATCTCTCAGGTAAATCCCGCCATGGGATGCCCGCACGATATCGATAGAGAATAGCTTCCACCAATAAACGATTGTTCCTTGCTGTACGTCCAACAGAGCCTTTGCGACCGGGCAAGAAATCTTTAATTCTGTCCCATTGGTCCTCTCTAAGGGCATAACGGCGACTACTCATATCACACACTAATTTGCTTTGTTATCGACTCAATCCTAAGCTTTTTCTTGTTCACATCTCTATTTGATGACACGCCCTAGTTTCTCTACCAAAATTGAAGAACATCCCTATCAAGTCGTCCATATTGCAACCCATGGAGAATTTAGTTCAAAACTCGAAGACACATTTATTTTGACTTGGGACGATCACCTTAATATCATCGAGCTGGAAACATTATTCGAGAGTTTCAAGAGAGTAATGTTAAACGCCAATTGCGCAGTAGCTCAATACTTCCATTCACTCTAAATTTCGCAAACAGTGCCATGCTCAAGTCCACCATGTGTTTTGATTTAGAGACAACTTTCGTCCTGCGATGAAACCGAGCAAACCAATGGCGATTGTCTGAGTTGTTTCTCTCAATTGCTATTGTCTCTTTCTTGCTAATGACATGAAAAGCATCTGGGTGATTCTCTAATAGCTGTTGATAGGGTTTCCAATTATCGGTGCAATAGACAGTGATTTGTCATTGCGATAACCGCTCTAGTAAATGACCTAAAGTTCGACTATCACGACTTCCCAATTCCCAGTCAATGAGTCGCCCAGTATTACGGTCATATGCTTTCCAGACCCAAAGTTTGTTTTTTTCTCTTGGATAAAATGCCATAGCTCATCTAGCTCCACCACGACAGCAGACTCAGGAGTGGGCTTTTCATAATTGGCTTCACCGAAATCTCTTACCCAATTGAGCACTGATTGAGCTGATACACCGAGAATCTTGGCTGTCGCATTCATGGACATACCACTCATATACATCAATACAGCTTCTAATTTCATCCAGAGAGGCTTGCCTCGCTCTTTAGAAAAGCTTGTAAATTGATAATTGCACTGCTTACACTTAAATCGTTGACGATTTTTAGCGAATCCACTTTTGATGATGTCTTGAGCATTACATTGGGGGCAGTGAATTGTCATAGCGAGAATTTCTAAGAAACGATTCACTCCATTTTGCTATAGCATTACTTACTTGAAACTCTCAATAATTTAATCATCGGTTGGGTAGCTATTACGAAATCCAACCAGATATACATCGGTAACTCAAGGGTAAAACTAGAAGCTATAACTGGATCTGTCGGCGGGATTTTAAACAGTCAGAGAGCTACTGATGGCAAAAAACAAAGCGTATCAGATTGCAAAAGAGCGGATTGAAACAGCGCAAAAAACAGAGGCAACAGATCTGGATTTGAGCGGTTTAGCTCTGACTGAAGTTCCTGAAAGCGTCGCTCAACTAACCAATCTCACAAGGCTAGAACTTGATCATAATCGAATAACTGAAGTTCCTGAAAGCATAGCCCAACTAACCAATCTCACAACGCTTTACCTTAGTGAAAATCGAATAACAGAGATATCTGAGGCGATCGCTCCACTGAGAAATCTCACAATGCTTATTCTTAAAAACAATCAAATAGCCAAGATACCTGAGGCAATTGCCCAACTAACCAATCTCACAACGCTTAACCTTTCCCATAATCAGCTGACAGAGATATCTGAAGCGATCGCTCAACTAACCAATCTCACAACGCTTTCTCTTTCCTATAATCAACTAACAGAAATACCTGAGGCAATTACCAAACTCACTAAGCTCACAAGTCTTCGTCTTGGTAGAAATCACCTCACAGAGATACCGAAAGAAATTTCCCAACTAGCAAACCTGACAGAACTTTTGCTTTATAAAAATCAAATCACGAAAGTCCCCAAGGCGATCACTCAACTAACCAATCTCAAAATGCTTTCCCTTTTCAACAACCAAATCACAGAAATACCTGAGGCGATCGCTCAACTCACCAATCTCGAAACACTTGACCTTTCTTATAATCAGCTCACAACGATACCTGAGTCGATATCCCAACTCACTAATCTAGTAATACTTTCCCTCTATCAAAATCCTCTCGATCCAATTGTGCATAGTGCATATTCTGGCGGGATAGAAGAGCTTTTTGCCTATTTCCGGAATATTCAAGATCCCTAAGAGTAAAAAACTCTCCTTCGAGTACATTTCCCAAGAAAAGATTTTATTTCCTAGAAGCCTAAGCCACTTGGGTTGATGGAGCAGATTGCTCAAGCTTTTGCATATTAGCTGTCCACTGGGAGTTTTGGAGACCGATAGTCATCACCACGCGAATGGTTTCAAGGAAGCAAATTAGCCAAGAATTACTTTGTTGAGGCATATCGAGGTTCGCTGCAAGTAATTTATTTAATGCCAACATCAAATGGGCGTAACTTCCCGGTGAAATCAAGATCAGTTTGAGTAACAACACACTCAAAGTTAAAAACTCGTTTTGCACCATCAACACAGTGAATGGGTGGGACGGATCTTTGAGATTTTCGGGGTTAAGAAAATAATCAACCGTGGCATTACAGGTTTTCTTGAGCAGATGGGAACCCACTTGATAACTATTTTTTTCGGTATTTAAATCCAGCAAATAACCTCTAATTTTTCTCGGTAACCACTGCAAATGGCGATCGCCTTCCACATTGAGACAAAGATAATCAACCAAATCCATCTTGAAACTTGCATAATCTTTGCCGAGCGATCGCCCTAGAAAATCCTGAGCCATCTGCCCAAAACCATTCTGTTGCTTGTTTAGGAATTTGTGCATTAGCCGCAGAGAAGTCGCAGGCAACAATGTCGGATTTGCCGGGGACTGAGCAACCGTTTTAGACACATCCCCTTTATTTAGAAACATAGCCAATTGGAACTTATAGCGGTTTTGGAGATAGCGATAGAGGGTTTGTTTCGCCTCATATTGCTCATCCACTACCGACGTCTGATTACGCTGACTAAATAAACTAAAAATCTGGTAGCGATCGCCCCATTGACGCTCAGACTTGTGTTTCGGCACAAAAATTGTGAGGGCTTGATATTCATTGCTTTGACGGAAAGTATTGAGCCAATTTCTCACGCGGCGCTTTGATGTTGTCGCTAGCGAGGAACAGCGAGTCTCTTTGTTGATTAGTGTGAAAAGTTCAGGAATACAGTTCGGCTTTTTACGCTTAAAACAACCGTCGATAAAGACATAACAAACATTGTTGAGCAGCTCTAAAAAAGCATCCGCCGAGTTGTATCGGAGTAAGCAGTGGATTTCATCTTGCAAACATCGAGGGACACGATTTTGCTCATGGTTAATAAAGAAAATTTCGAAATACTCTAGAAATGTTTGCAGAGATGCTGTCCGAGTTAGGTCACGAAAATAATCAAGAATTTCTGTCTGAGCATATTTCACTTCACTGGAAACCTTTGAGAGCGAAAAATCTGATGCCGTCTGTTTGGGCGATCGCCTCGCTGAATAGCGTGTTTGTTGTGTTCTTGAGCGAGAAAAAGAGGTAGACGATTGAAGCTGAGTCACCTCTCCCTTTGCCAAAAACGAGTCGAATGCAGATTCTATACCCTTAAGCTGACTAGTCATACCGTTTATCCCGAAAGAAGAAATTGTTGTCGATGTCCTTATTATTACGGAGACAAGATGAAATTTAAGTGACGCACAGCTCATATACGTAGGTGTTTTGTCAACAAAAGTATTGATTTGAATTACGTATTTGAGTAAGCGAGATCAATAAAAAGAAAGCCTGGGATCACATTTCAGCCGAGTCAGATTATTCATTTTGCCTATTTTCTGGGCAAGCATATTTCATCAAAACCGCCTGTGTCGCTTCGTTTGCGGCAAATAAATGTTCCACTCTCAAAGAAGCCAGCGTAATGTCTTGAGGTGTACCAAAAGTTGTGAACATACTGAAAAAAGCCAGTTCGCCATATTCGGTTTGGTAGCGAGTCGTCAGGACAGGAGCAATGGATCGGGCAGTATGGTACGCAACCTTAGAACCCAATTTATTCGTTAATAGCTCTGCAAAGACTTCTACTTTGGGAGCTAAACTTTCTTGGGTGGAGGCTTCATGCCGAAGATGCGCCAACATTGGTGGCCCCACATCCGCCAAATTTGTGATCGATTTCGTCAACCCTTCTGGATGCACCAACAAGTCCAACATATTTATCGGCGATCGCCCCATCAAATCCTTTGCCCAGGGCAGTAATGTAAGCGCTAACCATTGTCCGCCTTGATTTAATCGCAACAAATTCCAGTGAGAATCCAGCACAAAAGCAGGGATGGGCTCATGGGCTTTTAGAAGCTGTTCGAGTGCAAAATTAATTTGAGCCAGAGACGGATCATCGAGAGGCGTGGTCTCATAGGTTGGCGCGTAGCCCGCTTGCAACATGACTTCGTTACTAATCGCTAACGGCGTTTGCAATTCTCGGAGCCACGCAATTAATAATTCTCGACTCGGTTTCGACCGACCACTTTCTACAAAGCTGACATGGCGTTGGGAAATATTGAGTCGCAAGGATAAATCCAATTGACTAATCTGCAATGTTTTTCGCAGTTGTCGCAGAGTGGTGGTGAATATTGTCGTCATCGCAGATATGGGTTTGCTTACTGAAAATCTAGCGGTGGACTGGGTTGAATTCAATTACCTCAGAGGTAATTGCACGAATAAAAGAAGCAATCAATATTGGAACTGTACAGATTTTCGAGGTTAAATCCATGCAACGTAGTCTACTCATTCTCGTTTTGATTCCTTTTAGCGCACTCAGTGCTGTGGCCCTTTGGCAGCATGGCTATTGGGGAATTTTAGAGCCGCATTTCCATAGCTTCGGGGAAGGACAAGTGTTGGCTGATTTGGTGATTGCGCTGAGCTTATTCATGACATGGATGTGGCGGGATGCGAAAAGCCTAGGGCGTAATCCTTGGGGCTGGATCGTTTTAACGCTTACATGTGGTTCCTTTGGCCCCTTGTTCTATCTCCTCACTCGTCAAACAGAACAGAAATCAGCAGAACAAACACCCATATTGAATTGAGATGCATTGCTGAAAAGAAAGCATAAAATAGTAAATACAAACTATTTTTAGTGACTTTGTCTGTATGAAAGCTAAATCGTCGTTTGCGCTAAAAGATCACCTTTTCAATGCGGCCAAAGTCACTTATCTCGCGAATCTCATTGCTCAGGCATATCCTGATTTTGAGACAGATAAATTCCATACGGTAGTCGTTTCGAAGTTTCCAAAACTAGAACTTAAACAGCGAATTACCCACATCACCGAATGTTTGCATCGTTATCTGCCAGAGGATTATGAAACAGCTCTGGAGATTTTGCGGCGATCGCTCCCCCCAGAATTAGACCCAACGAAAACAGATGATGATTTTGGGGATTTTATTTTTGCACCCTTCTCGATGTATGCGGCGACCTATGGCTGCGAAGAGCCATATTTACAGCTTTCTCTCGAAGCTTTAAAAGAAATCACCAAACGCTTTTCAGCAGAAGATGCCATTCGATATTTCATTAATGGATTTCCTGATCAAACACTCACTTTTTTGCTGGCATGTGCGCGGGATGAAAATTATCATGTGCGGCGATTAGCTAGTGAAGGAACGCGACCGAAACTACCTTGGGCACAGAAAATCACCATCGATTGCCATCGAGCACTGCCGATTTTGGATATTCTTTATGTCGATAAAACTCGCTATGTGACACGCTCCGTCGCCAACCATCTCAACGACATCAGCAAAATTGATCCTGACCTTGTTCTCACTACACTTCGGAAATGGAAGGAGGGCGATCGCCAAACCGAAAAAGAATTAGCTTTTCTCACCAAACACGCACTGCGTACCCTAACCAAACAGGGAAATCCAGAAGCTTTAGCGCTACTAGGATTCAACCAACAACCCTCGGTTAAAATAACTAACCTTATGACGAGTACTCCCATTGTAAAAATTGGTAGTGCATTTGAATTTTCGTTGGAAATTTACGCCGATAAAAAACAAGACATCCTTGTGGATTACAGCATGATTTATGCAGGTACAGGGAGAAAGCAGTCACAAAAGATTTTTAAAATAAAGCAGCTTGTTCTCAAGAAAGATGAGACGACCAAACTCAAGAAAAGGCATCCAATGCGGTTAATGACAACAAGGAGTTTATTTCCTGGCACTCACCAAATTAATGTACGAGTGAATGGGCAAATTCTTGAAAGTCTATCTTTTGAGCTAATCAAAGCATAAGAATCTCTGAAGCTGAGAGGCGATCGCCAATCTTGATTTTTGAGATCTAAGCAGAACAAAAAAATACCCAAAAGAATCATTGACTCTTCAGGGCATTATCAAATTCCACACTTTGTTTGACTTGTCTCTACTTACCTAAATAAGTTTAGGAAAACATTTTTGTGCGCCATTTTCCGAGACGCTTTTCTGCAATCATCGTCAGACTATTGGCCGTCATCAATTGACCCTGTAGTCTTTCGATTTCCTTTGCTTGCTCTTGTACTTTCGTTGAGCCAAATTGCAATCCTAATTGACCATCCGAAGTATTCCCTGTTGATAGGGTATATTCCTGGCCTAAGAATTGAGCACCTAAATTAGATGTGTATTCTAAGCTTGCCAATTGTTTACGCAAATCATCAATAATTTGAGACTGCTCTTCTTCCTTAGCGCGGATCCTTAATTCTTCTGCTGAGAGCACTGGAGCGGGAGCTAGAAGATTATCCTGTGTAACTTTAGGTGGGGCAAACACCTTTCTAAGAAACTGTCTGAAGTCAGTGATCGGAATCGAGGGAGTGGTGTCTTGTAAGAGAACACCAGCAAGACGTGATTGATTGCTTTCTTTGATATCAGTACCAACTCTGTCACTGGTGGAGAGGCTCGTATATACCTTGAAGTTATTCACAAAACCCGAAAGATTTTGCCCTATCTGAGAGTTATAACCACGATTGTAAGGAACAATGAAATCTCCAAAATTGCTTTGATACTCATCGCTATCAAGATAAGAATCAATCTCTGCTTCAAATCCTTGCTGATCTAGAATATGGCTATGGGGAACAGTCTCATCATAGCTACTAGGAGCACGCCCTAATAAGTGCTTGAAATTCAATTCGATGGAACGATAACGAGAGCATGTCTCGAAAAAGTTAGCGCGATAGAAATCAGATTTGGCGATAATCCGAATAAACTCTCTGACACTGATGGTGCCATTTTGAAGCTGGGATTCAGCCGTGGCTAAGCGTTCGCTCTCCATTAAATGGATATTGCCAAATACTTGTCGATAAGCTGCCCGAATTACAGTTTGAATTTCTTCGACAGAAGCATTTGCCGTAAGTTCAATGGCTTCGGAAACATCAAAGGGTCTGCTATTAGTATTGGCTGAACGACTTGCGAGGAGCGGAGATACGTTACCAGTCATTGTTGATAAGCTCTAAATGATTAATAGGGATTTAGAAGAAAAAAATTTTTTTTAAAGGGTTGGAGATAAAAATGAAAACTATTGATTCTGCGATGAAATCATTAGCTCGTTTTCGTGTGTCTTAATCGCAGTATTATAAAGTTTCAGGGGATCAATCTTTCTTAAAAATTGTAAAATCCGATAAAGGTCAAAATGATTTTCTGATTTAAAATCACTGCTTTATCTCATTTAAGGAATTATTTAAAAAACAAGAATTTGGCTTGAGTTATTGTTTGATTTTCTTGGGTTTATTGCTTTTCTCTCTTCTGAAAATTGAATGTTATATAAATAAAAATCCCATTTCTAATCTAGCCAAAAGATTTAGGAAATGAGATTTTAAAACAGTTGGTTTACTGATCTCTTTTTATTGCTCTCTCTAAAAAGGCGATCGCCCTTTTATTTTTTGAGTTTATCTTGGGTTTGAGTGTCAAAATCGCTGGCAGAATGACGCTCATGAAGTTGCTCCTCTAGCTCACCCCATGTTCGATTCACCATTCGTCCTCGCTGTACTGCCTTCCGAGCATCAATCGCTTTTGCCCATCGCATCAGGTGAGTGTAGGATTGAGCATCCACAAATTCTGCGGCATTGTAAAGACGATTTAAAACTAGTCCGCCATACCAAGGCCAAATCGCAATGTCTGCAATGGTGTATTCCTCGCCGGAGATATAGGGATTCTCCGCTAACTGTCGGTCAAGGACATCAAGCTGACGCTTAGTTTCCATCGTGAATCGATCAATACAATATTCGATTTTGGTGGGTGCATAGCTATAGAAATGACCAAAACCACCGCCAAGATAAGGTGCTGAACCCATCTGCCAAAATAGCCACGATAAACATTCTGTTCGTTGGGCTGGTTCGGAAGGTAGCAAAACGCCAAATTTTTCTGCGAGGTAGAGCAAAATTGACCCTGATTCAAACACCTGAGTCGGAGGATTTGTACTGCGATCTACCAGAGCTGGGATCTTCGAGTTTGGGTTTACTTCTACAAAGCCACTACCAAACTGATCACCCTCATTAATCTTGATGGGATAGGCATCATATTCTGCGTCAGTAATGCCTAGAGCCAGTAATTCCTCCAGCATAATGGTGACCTTTTGCCCGTTCGGTGTCGCCAGTGAATAGAGCTGAAGCGGATGGTCTCCGACTGGAAGTTCTTTGTCATGGGTAGCACCTGCAATTGGACGATTAATGTTTGCCCATTCCCCGCCACTCCCTTTGTCCCATTGCCAGACTGTTGGTGGCGTATAGGCTGATTCTTGATCCATCGGTTTTTCGGGGTTCACTATCTAACGCTTAAACGGTAGCTCACTTCGAAATATTCAGCCTATGAGGCTCTTAAAATTTCACTGATTTTTCGGCAACAGCTTAAGTCTGGTTGGCTATAGTCGTGAGTAGTAGCGGAAGAATCACAAGTCATGAGAACGACTAATCTATTTTGCTTAAGTACAGGCTTGATGTTGGCGATCGCCCCTCTATCTTTTGCGGAAACGAAACCGGGTTGGGGAGACTGGAAACCCATTGCTATTCATGAGGAACAAAACTTTAGCGCCGGTTTTTCAAATATAGAGTTAGGCGGTTATTTAGACTTTGAATATTACTGTAATGACCAAGCGACAGAAGCCAACATCGAAACCGAGTACTCCTATCGTTTTAGTGATTTATTGGACTATATTGGCACTGGAAAAGTGGAATATCGGTGCTCCATTAACGATGAACCTTTCGCTACACACATCATGACAGCAGTCAAAACCGATATCTCCTACCCGGTCTGCCTTCAAGTGCAAAGTGATATCGGTAATGGTCTCAGGTTACGGCAAGACAATAATCTCAGTGCGCCAATCATCGGGATTTTGACGAACGATTCTAAGGTTTATGATCAATCATCGCCAGCTTTAATTATTCCTGACACTACAGGTAGGCAATGGTTATTGTTGCAGCAGAATCATCAGGAAAATGCGTGGGTTTCTCTCTCAGAAAAAGAAGGAGCTCATATCAATTTTCGGCTTTGCTCCTAACATCAAAATGATGATGGAAATTCTCATATACAGATTGCTAGGATATCGGCAATTTTAAAGGGGAATTTTGATGAGTAATCTGTTGCTAACTGTAATGTTTACTGATGAGGATCAAGAAATTAGCGATCGCCATGCCACTTCATTAATGCGTGAATTGCGTCAGTTAGATGAAGTAGAGGATATCAGTCGGGTTAAAGACCCCAATCCACCAGAAGGAAATATGTCTGCGTTTGCATTTTTAACTGGGATGTTAACGGCAGAAGTAACCGTAGAAAATGGCAAAAGATTGTTGGGATTCTTGGGCGATCGCCTCAGCAATAAGTCAATCAAACTAAAGGTTGAGGGGAATGGCAAAGTGTTGGAGGTGGAAGCGTCTAGCAAAGAAGAACTACAATTTGCGATAGCTGAAGCGCAGAAATTTATCGAGTCCTAATCTCTCCCACAAACAATGGCATCGAAGGTCGCACTACTTATCGGTTCTGGAGATTATCAATATCCAAATGATTTTAATCTGCTAGAGACGGCGGCGCGTAATGTTGCGGCTCTACAACAGCTTTTTGAAGATCCGGAGATTGGTGGGTTTAATGAGGTTCAGGTGCTCACTCACCCCACTGAATCTGAAATGCGACGGGCGATCGCCATTCTCTTTTCCCCTGAACGCAGCAAAAAAGATACGCTGCTATTTTATTTCGCAGGGCATGGCGTAAAGGACGATAGCGGTCGGCTGTATTTTGCGGCGAAAGATAGTGAACGGAATTTATTAGGTGCAACGGCAGTGCTTGCATCATGGGTGCATCAGCAAATGAATACCTGTTGGGCAAAGCGACAAATTGTGATCTTGGATTGTTGTTTTAGTGGCGCGTTTGATCCTCAGTCCAATGCGATGGCAGATAACTCTGTCGATTTGCGGCAAATGGTGGGTACAACTGGGGCAGATGGTCGTGTGGCGTTTGCCTCATCGAGTGGGTTGGAATATTCCTTTGAACGTAAGGGGATGGATCTTTCAATCTACACTCGTTTTTTGGTGGAAGGCATCAAGACCGGGGCGGGGGATCTGGATGAGGATGGTGCGATAAGAGCGGATGAGCTGCATGATTATGTTTCCCAGCGGGTACGAGATGCAGAACCGAAGATGAAGCCGAAAATCATTGTCCTCAAAGATCAGGGCTACGAAGTTGTAATTTCCAAGACACAGCCCACCGATCCAAAGCTTAAGTATCGTCGAGCAGTTAAAAAGTATGCTGCCACTGGCAAAATTCGGCCTTCTGCAAGATCAATTCTGGATGTCTTGAGGCAGGAATTGAATTTATCCCAGGATGTAACCGAGCAAATTGAGTTTGAGTTTTTACGTCCGTTTCGGGAGCATGAAGCAAATCTCCAGACTTATCGGAATGCCCTCACAGCGGAAATACAGCAATGTTTTCCATTAGACCAAGAGGCAGTAAAAAACCTCGAAGATTTACAGCTTCAACTGAATTTGCGAGATGAAGAAACTAGCAGAATTTATCAACAAGTCAAAAATCAAATTAATCTGAAGAGTACTATTCCCGAAACGTCTAAATTAGTTAATCCTCTACTTCCTGCATCTGTCTCCAAGTCCAAAATTATTGTGCCATCAAGCCCAAAGATCGACATATCTCGTCGGCAAATGCTTCGTTATAGCGCCCTCGGAGTAACTGGTTTAGGAACAGCACTCTCAATCAGAGAAATACTCAAGTTTGTACGTGAAACTAATACTGCTTTTAATACAGTTTTAGATGAGTCAGAATCCTCACCGCAATCTCTTAAATCTTTCATAGAGAAAGGAATTGCAACCGATATTCCTCTGGAGATGATAGAAATACCTGCTGGGACATTTTGGATGGGAACTCCTGAGAGTGAAACAGATCGCAATGAGGATGAAGGACCCCAGCATAAGGTTTCTGTTCCAGAGTTTTATCTGGGGAAGTATGAGGTCACTCAGATCCAGTGGCGTGCAGTCGCGGGCTGGGAAAAAGTTGATCGTGATTTACCTGGGGCTCCTTCCAAAAATTCTCAAGGCGGTAGCTATCCGGTTGATAGTGTGACTTGGTTGGAGGCTGTAGAATTTTGTAAAAGGCTAAGTCGAGGGACGGGACGAGCATATCGCTTACCCAGTGAAGCGGAATGGGAATACGCTTGTCGTGCCGTTAAACCAGTAGAACGCCCCGAAGAGTTGACCTTAGAACTTTGGAATCAGCAATATTTAACTCGTTTCTATTCCGGGAATGACAATTATGATAGCTCCCTTGGTCAGTATGCTTGGTATGGACAGAATTCCAACTCACAGAGCCATCCCGTTGGTGAAAAGAAACCAAATAATTTTGGACTTTATGACATGCATGGCAACCTCTGGGAGTGGTGTCAGGATGATTGGCATCCTAGTTATGTAGGTGCTCCGAATAATGGCTCTGCTTGGCTAAATAAAAGTGACGGAAATATTTCAAAAGTGTTACGTGGTGGTTCTTGGTTCAGCTATCCGTGGGATTGTCGGTCAGCAGATCGTTTTTTTATTTCGCGTGACGACCGGAGCAATATTTACGGTCTTCGGGTTGCTTGTTCTGTCTGAGGTTAGTCCTTCAGCACTCTTGTCCTTAGCATCCCCGCATTTTTTATAGTATTTTTGTGGCTAGGTGTAGATCCCCGACTTCTGCTAGAAGTCGGGGATCTCGATACTTTGTAGAACATATCAATCACTTGATGAATAAAATAGTTGTATGGTGAACAGGAGAAATTGCCATGGCGACAGTTACTGCCGTTTCCCAGGAATATTCCCTATCTGAGTTTTTGGCATTACCTGAAACAAAACCAGCCAGTGAATATATCAATGGGAAGATCTATCAAAAACCCATGCCCCAAGGAAAACACAGCACATTGCAAGGTCGTCTCGCCACTGAGATTAATCGTGTGGGACAACCCGAAAAATTAGTCTATGCTTTCCCAGAATTGCGTTGTACCTTTGGCGATCGTTCTCTTGTGCCGGATATTGCTGTATTTGAGTGGGCAAATATTCCAGTAGATGACAACGGCGAAATCCAGAATCGTTTTACTGTTCCTCCCGATTGGGTCATCGAAATCCTCTCCCCCGAACAAAGTCCACCGCGCGTCATCGAGAAAATTCTCTTCTCAATACAACAAGGTTCAACACTTGGCTGGCTAATTGCTCCCGACGATTATTCTGTTACGGTTTTTCATCCCGATAAACTTGCGGAATTTAAAGAACAGGACGCGACACTCCCGGTGCTGCCTATTCTCGAAAATTGGCAACTTACAGCAACTGAATTATTTAGTTGGCTACGGTTAATCTGATCTAAAACCACTATTTATTAGATTTTGAATAATTCTTGGGGTG from [Leptolyngbya] sp. PCC 7376 includes:
- a CDS encoding effector-associated constant component EACC1, whose product is MSNLLLTVMFTDEDQEISDRHATSLMRELRQLDEVEDISRVKDPNPPEGNMSAFAFLTGMLTAEVTVENGKRLLGFLGDRLSNKSIKLKVEGNGKVLEVEASSKEELQFAIAEAQKFIES
- a CDS encoding SH3 domain-containing protein; this translates as MRTTNLFCLSTGLMLAIAPLSFAETKPGWGDWKPIAIHEEQNFSAGFSNIELGGYLDFEYYCNDQATEANIETEYSYRFSDLLDYIGTGKVEYRCSINDEPFATHIMTAVKTDISYPVCLQVQSDIGNGLRLRQDNNLSAPIIGILTNDSKVYDQSSPALIIPDTTGRQWLLLQQNHQENAWVSLSEKEGAHINFRLCS
- a CDS encoding DUF2834 domain-containing protein, whose product is MQRSLLILVLIPFSALSAVALWQHGYWGILEPHFHSFGEGQVLADLVIALSLFMTWMWRDAKSLGRNPWGWIVLTLTCGSFGPLFYLLTRQTEQKSAEQTPILN
- a CDS encoding leucine-rich repeat domain-containing protein — translated: MAKNKAYQIAKERIETAQKTEATDLDLSGLALTEVPESVAQLTNLTRLELDHNRITEVPESIAQLTNLTTLYLSENRITEISEAIAPLRNLTMLILKNNQIAKIPEAIAQLTNLTTLNLSHNQLTEISEAIAQLTNLTTLSLSYNQLTEIPEAITKLTKLTSLRLGRNHLTEIPKEISQLANLTELLLYKNQITKVPKAITQLTNLKMLSLFNNQITEIPEAIAQLTNLETLDLSYNQLTTIPESISQLTNLVILSLYQNPLDPIVHSAYSGGIEELFAYFRNIQDP
- the yghU gene encoding glutathione-dependent disulfide-bond oxidoreductase gives rise to the protein MDQESAYTPPTVWQWDKGSGGEWANINRPIAGATHDKELPVGDHPLQLYSLATPNGQKVTIMLEELLALGITDAEYDAYPIKINEGDQFGSGFVEVNPNSKIPALVDRSTNPPTQVFESGSILLYLAEKFGVLLPSEPAQRTECLSWLFWQMGSAPYLGGGFGHFYSYAPTKIEYCIDRFTMETKRQLDVLDRQLAENPYISGEEYTIADIAIWPWYGGLVLNRLYNAAEFVDAQSYTHLMRWAKAIDARKAVQRGRMVNRTWGELEEQLHERHSASDFDTQTQDKLKK
- a CDS encoding helix-turn-helix domain-containing protein, with product MTTIFTTTLRQLRKTLQISQLDLSLRLNISQRHVSFVESGRSKPSRELLIAWLRELQTPLAISNEVMLQAGYAPTYETTPLDDPSLAQINFALEQLLKAHEPIPAFVLDSHWNLLRLNQGGQWLALTLLPWAKDLMGRSPINMLDLLVHPEGLTKSITNLADVGPPMLAHLRHEASTQESLAPKVEVFAELLTNKLGSKVAYHTARSIAPVLTTRYQTEYGELAFFSMFTTFGTPQDITLASLRVEHLFAANEATQAVLMKYACPENRQNE
- a CDS encoding CHAT domain-containing protein: MTRPSFSTKIEEHPYQVVHIATHGEFSSKLEDTFILTWDDHLNIIELETLFESFKRVMLNANCAVAQYFHSL
- a CDS encoding IS5 family transposase (programmed frameshift), with the translated sequence MSSRRYALREDQWDRIKDFLPGRKGSVGRTARNNRLLVEAILYRYRAGIPWRDLPERFGDFRVVHTRFTRWSRQGVWEGIFQVLAQDADNEYAMIDATIVKAHQHSAGAPKKGEDPAIGRSRGGLTTKIHATCDALGKPTGFYLTAGQAHDLDGADALLPEIKAGALLADRAYDAENRVRQLLANDNCEAVIPSTRKRKAPYGYDRELYKARHLIENFFAKLKQYRGIATRYDKTAQNFLGAIYLAASVIWLN
- a CDS encoding phycobilisome rod-core linker polypeptide — encoded protein: MTGNVSPLLASRSANTNSRPFDVSEAIELTANASVEEIQTVIRAAYRQVFGNIHLMESERLATAESQLQNGTISVREFIRIIAKSDFYRANFFETCSRYRSIELNFKHLLGRAPSSYDETVPHSHILDQQGFEAEIDSYLDSDEYQSNFGDFIVPYNRGYNSQIGQNLSGFVNNFKVYTSLSTSDRVGTDIKESNQSRLAGVLLQDTTPSIPITDFRQFLRKVFAPPKVTQDNLLAPAPVLSAEELRIRAKEEEQSQIIDDLRKQLASLEYTSNLGAQFLGQEYTLSTGNTSDGQLGLQFGSTKVQEQAKEIERLQGQLMTANSLTMIAEKRLGKWRTKMFS